ACACCCACTCCCAAATGCGTAAAGGCCGGTTCAACAATATTTTGCCGGTGACCGGGACTATTTAGCCAGCCATGATGAACATCAGCGGCATCCACATAGTTCCAGGCAATGTTTTCTCCTGCTTTGGCAAAGGTGACGCCTCCACGCTGAAGACGTTCTCCCAGGTCCCCATAATGGGGAGAGTAGTGGTCGAAATAGTTATTTTCCAGCATGTCCTGGCTGTGTCTCCGTGCGACATCCGCCACGCCATCATGCCAATCAAAAGGAGTCAATTTGATCATGGTGCGGGTGACGTTAACCATATCAAAAATTTGCCGCTCATTGGCTTGGTCGACGGCCTGCCGTTCCTGTTCATTTAAGGGAGAAGGTTCAGGCAGTGAACCAACATATTTCAGGGTATAGGGCCGGTGCAACAGGAGGGTCTCCAAATCCATCAAGCGTATACCAGCAATGCTTTCCCCTCCATGAAGATCTATATACAGCTGTACAGCGAAATCGTCTTCCAGATAAAGAGGCCTCTCCCGTATGTCATCTTCCGAGAGCACAAACGAATAATAGCCCCATTGATACGTAAACGTATATTCTTCCTGTTCTGACCAAGCTCCTGCCCACTCTTCTCTCTCCTGCCCCACACGCCAGTCTTTCCATTGCCAGCCGGGGGCATTGGTATAAACGGTATTCACCTGGTTATCTTTTATTCCTATCTGCACATATGCTTCCCAATCATGATTATAAATCCACCACTCATAACCATAAGCACTGGGATCAATGCGCTCTGGGTTACCCCATTTTTCCCTGACTTCAGCCGCTGTCATCCCCAAGGCCACATACAGTCCGGGATCAGAGATTGAATAAAAACCTGCCTCCGCGGTATGTTTCTCCGTTGTTTCCTTATTCTGCACAGATTCAACGGGAAGTGTTTCTTCCCGTTCTTCTGCCGGTATGCGTTGGGGCACTGAAAGGTAATGGTCCACCATTACTGCCGGGAGTTCACGAACCTTATTCCACTTTATCTGCCAGCTGTCAGACCACGTCTCCCATCCTACCAGCCACAGATGAATCAAACTGCCAACAATCAGGCCCAGCACAATACCCCGCCACAGCTTCATCTCTCTCCTCCTCTCTCTCCAGTCAGGTAACAAAACAGCAGCTTTTCACACTCCCCCCGCAGCACATCATTGGTATAGCGATGCTGATACAAGTATCCCCGAAATTTAGTGGTGACCAGCCGGAACGTCCTTTCCTGCTGTTCGGAAATAATGCATCCGCCCAACTGAGTGATTTGACGGCGCAGTTGATGTATATCTTTTTCCACCTGCTGATGAATCCTCTCTAATATCCGGCAGTACAAACGAGATAATTTTAATCTGGAGTGGTGCAGTTCCTTCACTTCCAACGGAATTACTTTTAACAGAATTTGCAAAACGGTATATTGCTTTAACAACTCCGTAAATAATTGATATTCTTTAGAATTAGTGATCATACCGTCAAACTCCGCTTCTGTTATTATTTTTACCCTTTTTTTACGTTACAAACATTATATACGAACATATGTTCTTTTTTCAAGCAAAAAATGAGTCTGCCAGGCAGACTCAAGTGTGCATTGTGCTAAGGGCAGGAGATAAGGGGACAAATTTAAGATTCGTATGTGGGAGAGTGGGTATCGGTTTCGCCCCGTCTTTCGGAGATCTCACTCAGGGCAACTTCTGCTTCATCATCATAATTATCACGGACAGCCAAATCACCCAACGCCACAATCCCTACCAACTTATTGCCCTCCACAACAGGCAAGCGGCGAATTTGGTGTCGGGACATCAGTTCAGCTGCTTCATCTACTGTGGTGTCAGGACTACAACAAATCACATCGGCGGTCATGATTTCTGTCACTTGGGTGGAATTGGGTTTCCGTTCGGCTACTCCACGAATAACAATATCCCGGTCCGTTATGACCCCCAGCAGCTGGTCATTGGAAACAACTGGAATAACCCCTACATCCCATGTTTTCATTTTAACAGCTGCTTCATAGATATTGTCTTCAGGAATACAACAGTTGACCTGACGGGTCATGATATCACTTACCGTTTGTTGGGCCATGTTATAACCTCCTTTTTTTCCTGCTAAAATCGGTTCAATATTAACCTGTCCAAAGTGAAAAAAATCATACATGAAAAAATTAAGCATTTGCATCTTCAAGCCATTCATACTATGATAAATAAAGATGAGACGGGATAAAGGAGGAATCGTTATGATCATTATGGATACAGGATTGGAAGGCAAGGAAATTGCCATCCGGGACCTGGACGTAGCTATGGAACATGTCGGTTTTGTACGCTGGGCCTGGGATTATAAACGAGCCACCTATGATTATAAATATGTGGATAGCAAAGATGGAAAAACATACTATATCCGTGTTCCCGCTGAAGTGGTGGAAGGGATTATTGAGGACAGCGGCCATGCTATTGTAAAGATCGGTGAACCTTACATCGGGGTCCATACCTTTCCCCATGGTGTCGCCTATGATCATGATTTCCCCAAACATGCCTTAAACCGGGCCAAGGAAAAGCTGGCCGAATTAAACAAGCTGCTTAAAGTCAAGGAAGAGAAAGAAGAAGAACATACTGCTCATTAACATGCGTCTAATCAAAAATGACCTCCTGACAAGGAAGGTCATTTTTTGTCATGAACCAGGTTAATATTTTAATCCAAGTTTTTGAAAGTTAGACAGGCTCCTTATTGTTTGAGCATGTGCGTCAGCTTTCCTGGTTCTCTTGCTGTTCAGACGGCTTGGCGAAATCGACGCCTTCCACACGGACATTCACTTCGTTAACGTACAAACCGGTCATATTTTCTACCGCTTCTTTCACGTTACGCTGTACATTGCGGCACACATCATCAATTTTTTGGCCGTACTGGACGATCACTCTCAAATGGATGGCCGCTTCGTTATTGTTGATGTTTACTTGCACGCCTTTGTGGACCTGTTTACCACTCACCCGTCTGGCAAAGCCTTCCACAATGCCGCCAGACATGCTCGTGATCCCTTCTGTATCCAGTGTAGCTATACTGGCTATGACTGCCACAACATCATCCGCAATACGCACAACACCTTTGTCTTTTGTTTCTTCCATCTGCTTCACCCCTTTAGATACTCTATCATCAGTTTATGACCAATAAAACTTTTTTAACAGGCCAGCGAGTCATTTTTTATCATCTACAGGGCTTTAACCATTCCGCCGTCTACCATGTATGTGGAACCGGTTAAATAGGTGTTGGCCGGTGAGAGCAAGTAGGCAACCAGCTGTCCGAATTCATGGGGTTCACCATACCGCTTTAAGGGGATGTCCTGTAAGGATTCTTGCTGTACTTGTTCCAGTGTTTTACCTTCCCGTTCAGCTTTGGCTTGATCCAAGGCCTGGAGACGGTCGGTGGCAATGCGTCCCGGGCAGACCGTGTTAACCAGGATACCTTTTTCGGCCAATTCGATGGATAAGGTTTTCATCAATCCCTGTACCCCAGCCCGCATGGTGTTGGACAAAATCAGCCCAGGGATAGGAACTTTAACAGAAGAGGAGGCAATCGTAATGATCCGCCCACCACTCGTTTCCATCAAGGGCACACTGGCACGGACCAAGCGTACTACACTTAACAGGTTGGTTTCAAAGGCACGCTGCCAGTCATCGTCAGCAAAGGATAAAAACGAGCCGGCCGGAGGTCCTCCAGCATTACACACCAAGCCAAACAATTCAGTGGTTGCTTTCCTTACCTCTTGAAAAAGACGCTCCACATCTTCGGGCTGTGACACATCAGCCGGAATCGTGATCACCTTCTGCCCTGTTTGTTGTTCAATGTCACGGGCCGCATCAGCCAAGGCCTGCTCACTACGGCTGGAGATAATGACTCGTGCCCCTTCCTTGGCTAAAGCCAGGGCACTTGCTTTACCCAACCCTTTACTGGCGGCTGTCACCAACACTGCTTTGCCATTATAACCTAAATCCATCATGTTCCCTCCTTTTTATTTTTACCCTCTATCTTATTCGCCAAACCTGCCCAAAATCCTTGTTAAGGAACGAAATATTGCCCGAGAAGGACTAGAACTGTCCGGCATTAAGTACTATAATGAGGAGGAATGGACTTGTGTCCGCAGAAAGGAGAGCAGCATTGAAAGAGATCATTACACCCAAACGTATCATCATTGCATGTGTGCTCTTGATCAGTGGGTTTATTTTATATCGATACTTATCTGTGTTTATGCCCTTGATTCTGGCTTTTGTCACAGCGTTATTGCTGGAGCCGCTGGTGAAACTGGCCCAAAGGACGCTGTACTTAAAGCACCGGCTTGCAGCAGTCACCCTCGTGTTTATTTTGTTTGTCTGCTTTATTGGTTTAATGTTTTATCTGGGGATTACCAAGCTGGTCAACGAGGCCATGAAGTTTATCGACCGTTTGCCCTATTACATTATTGAGGTTACTTTCTTTGTGGAGAATGCCATTGAGCAATTTAACGAAACGATTGCTACCCTCCCCCAACCGCTGGTTGAAGAAATTGAGAGACAAAGTTTTGTGATTATCAGCAAGGCCAATCAGATCTCAGCCCAAGCCATTTCTGCCGCAGCAGGGTGGGTGCAAGCGATTCCCAATCTGATTGTTGTTATTTTGATCTACTTGATTGCCCTGTTTCTGATCAGCAAGGAGCTCCCCAGGTACATTGAGGCATTTTACACCATGTTCAAAGAGGAAAATGCCGAAAAAGTCCGGTATATGTTTCAACGCTTGTCCCGCGTGTTTACGGGCTTTTTTAAAGCTCAGTTTTTGGTGAGCATTATTATCTTTATTGTTTCATATGTCGGTTTGCTGTTAATCTCGCCCCGCAATGCTTTGTTGATGGCAGTGATCATTTGGATTATCGACTTTATCCCTATTATCGGCTCGATTGTCATTCTGGCACCGTGGGGCCTGTTTAATCTAATTACAGGAGATACTCATACAGGCATACAATTATTAATTTTGGCCATGGTTCTGTTAACGATCCGCCGCACAGTAGAACCCAAAGTGATGGGAGATCAAATCGGATTGCCTCCCTTGCCCACGTTGATCGGTATATACTTAGGGTTTTACTTTTTGGGCGTGATTGGCCTGATTGCCGGGCCATTACTGATTATCGCCTTTCTCTCTGCCAAGGAAGCAGGAATTATCCGTTTCAATTTCAAAATATGACCCAAAACAAAAGCCAGCTCTTCTCTAGCAGCTGCTTGATGACAGCACTGGAGGCAAGCTGGTTTTTTTCTCTGGGAGAACAATTCCTCCACCCTGCATACTATGATCTGGCTATTTCCGACTGGCCGGGAACGACACATATTTAAATCCACTCTTAGCCAGCCAGTATAAAATAAAACTACACACTAACAAAACGGGAGCTTCCATCCATTTCCATTCAGCACGATAGTCCCGTAAGTCTGCCGCCGAATAGCCCCACCAAGACAAGCCTATCACCACCAACACAGGCAAGGTTAACAGTTTAAAACTGATCAGCAGTCTGGCCCACCGCCGGTGCGTCAGCACAGCGATCAAAAAGGCAGTGCTATAAGTAAAGAGATACAAAGTATACAACCCCGGTGCCGAAAGCCATATTGCTGCACCCATCATCTGCCCCGCACCCAATATTACGAGCAGCACCAAGAAAGACAGATAAATTCCCGTTAAGCTCAAAACACCAAACCACCATTTGCTGCTCACCACTTGCCGCCTGGATATGGGCAAGGTCAACAGGAAATCCAGTGTGCGCTCCTTTTTTTCCTTAGTGACCAGCCTCTGTCCAAAGATAAAAATGGCCACTAAGTGAAAGGGGATGAGGACAGCCAGCCCCCCGTCAGTCAATATATGGAACTGTTCCTGCCAAAACGGCCAAGTGAGCCATGCCTGCCACCGGTGAGGATCATGAACTTGGGATAAATGAGTCACTAATGGATAAAAAACTGGAGATAAAAGAAAAAATAAGAACAAACTCAATACAGAAAATTTATGGTTAAGCCATTCCTTGCGTAACAACAATCTAGACCCATGCTTCATTTCTAAACCCTCTCTTCAGCTCACAGGGCAAGAGCTGCCCTCCCTCCAGACGAAACCCATAATCAGCAATCTCTTGCAGCTCCTGCTCAGAATGGGTTGTAAAGACCACAGTCGTTCCGTGATTAATCACATCTTGGGACAACAGCTTTAACATGTCCATTTTCTCTGCAGGGCTGAACCTTTTCGTTGGTCCATCCAAAACAATCAGTTTGGAGCGGGCGGACAAGGCGATGATCACAGACAGCCAGACTTTTTGTTCATGGGGAAGCTGCTTGATTTTCTTGCCCAGGGAGATATCCAGCCCCTGGATTAAGGAATAGCATCGTTTTTCGTCCCAATGGCGATACAAACGGTGCATCCACTGCAATAATTCCTTCACTTTGAGCCGGGAATAAAAGGTGCTGTCGTTTAAGATAAAGCTGGCCAACTGCCGGTAAGCAGGGTTGTCTGGTGTGATGTTTTGGTCAAAGATACAAACCTTCCCTTTAGTAGGGCGAATGAGGCCGGCCAAGAGCCGCACCAGTGTGGTTTTGCCAGCACCTGCAGTACCCACAATACCGCAAACACAACCCTGGGGGACCTCGAGATCAATCTGACGCAAAACATACCGCCCTGAGCGATACTTCTTCGCTACACCATTCAATACGATACAAGGCTGATTGTTCACTGTCAGTTTTTCTCCCTCCCGCATCAGTTGAAAAGACAGCCATCAATATTATACGCTTCTTCAAGGATAGAGAAAAGATAAAAATAGCACGCCGAATATAATTTCTTTTCCGTCTTTCTTGCTCCTGTGCATGTTCTCAATATTAGAGCGGCATTGGCGTTGTGGATAGATGCATGGAGTAAAGAGTAAGTAATTGGGTAACCTAAACGAGGAGACATCAACACAGATAAAGGGGTGAAATAGGTGGAAAAACAAAATCACAAACCAGACCCGACTGATTCACTGGAACAAAAACAAAAAAAAGAACAACCATCTGCCAATGTGAACCTGTCAGACAAAAAATTATCCGGTCCCAACCGTCCTTCCACCTAAGGCATCACCCTCTCCTGTCAATAACGTGAGACGGCTGCCATCTCATGGCAGCCGTCTGTGGTATGCTTCGTTATTCGTGGTTAGAGATGCAGCCAATTAAGAGTTGCTTTCTTCGCTGTCTTCCTCTTCTTCTAATTCAGCATCAGTTTCTTCTGCATCTTCTTCGGTTTCGGCTTCAGCATCAGTGTCTTCTGCTTCATCTGTTGTATCTTCTACGTTGCCGTTGGTGTCTTCAACACCGGGTTGCTCGGCAGGCTCATCTGTGTCTTGAGCAGTACAGCCGACTAAAGCGGCTCCCAGTGCTAAAGCCAGAACCAAAGTAAGCAGTAAGGATTTTTTCATTGTCAGATACCCCCTACTCAATTTTTTGTTTAATGTGGTTCCGCTTATAACATTCGGAGTCACGCTTTGTTTGAGGGGGGGTCTCCAAAAAATGAGACTTTTTTCCTACATTTAACTTTATACAAGTTTTTACCCAGTGACTAATCCATGACAATCAGCAAATCGCCAGCTGAAATGCTTTCCCCTTCACGGATGACAATCCGCCCGATTTTGCCATCCCTGGGCGCTTGAATGGTGGTCTCCATTTTCATCGCTTCAGTGACCATGATATGCTCGCCTTTTTTCACTGCTTCTCCCTCTTTCACCAAGACTTTGACCACGGTACCTGGCATGGTGGCGGCAATATGATTGGGATTGGCGGGGTCAGCCTTTTCTTTGGTCACTACTTGTTTTTCTGCCGACTGATCGATCACCCGGATTTCACGGGGCTGACCGTTTAATTCAAAATAAATGGTCCGGGTGCCGTCTGCTTGCACCTCACCCACAGAGACCAGAGATACAATCAAGGTTTTGCCCTGTTCGATCTCCACAGCCACCTCTTCTCCCAGGCGCATCCCATAGAAGAAGGTGGGCGTATCCAGGACAGAGACATCCCCATACTGCTGGCGATGCCGCTCAAACTCCTCAAAGACCTGCGGGTACAGGACATAAGAGAGAATCTCTTCCCTGCTGAAAGAGCGCTCAAATTTTTCCTCCAGTTCCCGGCCCAGCTGATTAAAATCAATGGGATCAAGCAGTTCACCGGGACGGCAGGTAATAGGCTCTTTCCCCTTTAGGATCACTTGCTGCAAACGCTTGGGAAAGCCTTGATACGGCTGGCCTAAATATCCTTTAAAGAAGTGAACAACCGAGTCGGGAAAGTCAATCGATTCTCCCCGTTCGAGCACGTCCTCCTCGGTTAGGTTGTTCTGCACCATAAACAGGGCCATGTCACCCACCACTTTGGATGAAGGGGTCACCTTGACAATATCTCCAAAAAGCATGTTGACCCTGCTGTACATCTCTTTCACTTCTTCCCAGCGGTCGGCCAATCCGACAGCTTTGGCCTGCTGCTGCAGGTTGGTATATTGGCCGCCGGGCATTTCATGCTGGTATACTTCCGTGCTGGTGGACAAAAGACCAGTGTCAAATCCCTGATAGTAACGGCGCACATCTTCCCAGTAGCGGCTCAACTTCTCCAAGTTGGCCAGGTCCAGAGCCGTGTCCCGCTCTTGGCCACTTAAAGCCGCGACCACAGCGTTCATACTGGGCTGGGACGTCAGGCCGGACATGGAACTGATGGCCACATCAACAATATCCACCCCTGCTTCCACCGCTTTAAGATACATGGCTACTCCATTGCCGCTGGTATCATGGGTATGCAGGTGGATGGGGATGCCAACAGCCTCTTTCAAGGCGGAAATCAAATCATAGGCAGCATACGGTTTCAACAGACCGGCCATGTCTTTAATGCCCAGAATATGGGCACCCGCTTTTTCCAGCTCCTTAGCCAGGTTGACATAATAGTGCAGGTCATATTTACTCCGGGAGGGATCATGGATATCCCCTGTGTAACAAATGCTGGCTTCGGCTATTTTTCCGTTTTCCCTGACTGCTTCAATGGCCAGGGTCATGCCCTCCAGCCAGTTCAGGCTGTCAAAAATGCGGAACACATCAATACCGTTCTCAGCCGACGCTTTGACAAATTCCTTAATCACGTTATCGGGATAATTGGTGTAGCCCACTGCATTGGCACCGCGCAACAGCATCTGGAACAACACATTGGGCACTTTTTCTCGCAGCTGTCTCAGTCTCTCCCAGGGATCCTCTTTCAGAAAGCGCATGCTGACGTCAAATGTGGCTCCGCCCCACATCTCCAGGGAGAACAGATTAGGGGCCAGTTTGCCGGTGGCTTCAGCTACCCGGAGCATGTCATAGGTACGGAAACGGGTGGCATACAAAGACTGGTGGGCATCCCTGAACGTGGTATCGGTCAAGAGCAGCCGCTGTTGATCTTTAATCCACTGCACCAGTCCCTCAGGCCCCTGTTGATCCAGAATCTGCTTCGTCCCTTGTGGATAAGGTTCTTTGTAAGACGTGACTGGAATCCGGGGGTTAGGAAAGTTCGGCTTCTTCTCCACTTTTTCAAAACCAGGAAAGCCGTTGACAATGGTTTCCCCGATAAATTGCAGCAATTTCGTCCCCCTGTCCCGCCGTTCCGGAAAGACAAACAGCTCAGGTGTGCTATCAACAAAAGAGGTGTCATACTCCCCCCGCAGAAACGCGTCATGCTGGACCACATTTTCCAGGAAAGGAATATTGGTTTTCACCCCGCGGATGCGGAATTCTTTCAAGTTTCGTAACATCTTGCTGGCAGCTTGTTCGTAAGTGACAGCCC
This Caldalkalibacillus uzonensis DNA region includes the following protein-coding sequences:
- a CDS encoding ATP-binding cassette domain-containing protein, with amino-acid sequence MREGEKLTVNNQPCIVLNGVAKKYRSGRYVLRQIDLEVPQGCVCGIVGTAGAGKTTLVRLLAGLIRPTKGKVCIFDQNITPDNPAYRQLASFILNDSTFYSRLKVKELLQWMHRLYRHWDEKRCYSLIQGLDISLGKKIKQLPHEQKVWLSVIIALSARSKLIVLDGPTKRFSPAEKMDMLKLLSQDVINHGTTVVFTTHSEQELQEIADYGFRLEGGQLLPCELKRGFRNEAWV
- the pyc gene encoding pyruvate carboxylase, whose product is MHKTLLNERPFNKILVANRGEIAIRIFRACTELDIRTVAIYSEEDRTSLHRFKADEAYLVGKGKGPIEAYLDIEGIIEIAKRHDVDAIHPGYGFLSENATFARRCEEEGIVFIGPKPQHIQMFGDKVQARKQAIEAGLPVIPGTEEPVSALQEVLLFAKEHGYPFIIKAASGGGGRGMRIVNSREEAEEAFGRARSEARASFGNADVYLEKYIQQPKHIEVQILGDQHGHVVHLFERDCSVQRRYQKLVEVAPSVALDQQLRQEICDAAVRLMKKVNYVNAGTVEFLVGQDGQFYFIEVNPRVQVEHTITELITGVDIVQSQILIAAGHSLHEEPLNIPEQEQITYRGYAIQCRVTTEDPANNFMPDTGKLLAYRTAGGFGTRLDAGNGFPGAVISPHYDSLLVKISTWAVTYEQAASKMLRNLKEFRIRGVKTNIPFLENVVQHDAFLRGEYDTSFVDSTPELFVFPERRDRGTKLLQFIGETIVNGFPGFEKVEKKPNFPNPRIPVTSYKEPYPQGTKQILDQQGPEGLVQWIKDQQRLLLTDTTFRDAHQSLYATRFRTYDMLRVAEATGKLAPNLFSLEMWGGATFDVSMRFLKEDPWERLRQLREKVPNVLFQMLLRGANAVGYTNYPDNVIKEFVKASAENGIDVFRIFDSLNWLEGMTLAIEAVRENGKIAEASICYTGDIHDPSRSKYDLHYYVNLAKELEKAGAHILGIKDMAGLLKPYAAYDLISALKEAVGIPIHLHTHDTSGNGVAMYLKAVEAGVDIVDVAISSMSGLTSQPSMNAVVAALSGQERDTALDLANLEKLSRYWEDVRRYYQGFDTGLLSTSTEVYQHEMPGGQYTNLQQQAKAVGLADRWEEVKEMYSRVNMLFGDIVKVTPSSKVVGDMALFMVQNNLTEEDVLERGESIDFPDSVVHFFKGYLGQPYQGFPKRLQQVILKGKEPITCRPGELLDPIDFNQLGRELEEKFERSFSREEILSYVLYPQVFEEFERHRQQYGDVSVLDTPTFFYGMRLGEEVAVEIEQGKTLIVSLVSVGEVQADGTRTIYFELNGQPREIRVIDQSAEKQVVTKEKADPANPNHIAATMPGTVVKVLVKEGEAVKKGEHIMVTEAMKMETTIQAPRDGKIGRIVIREGESISAGDLLIVMD
- a CDS encoding CBS domain-containing protein — translated: MAQQTVSDIMTRQVNCCIPEDNIYEAAVKMKTWDVGVIPVVSNDQLLGVITDRDIVIRGVAERKPNSTQVTEIMTADVICCSPDTTVDEAAELMSRHQIRRLPVVEGNKLVGIVALGDLAVRDNYDDEAEVALSEISERRGETDTHSPTYES
- a CDS encoding Asp23/Gls24 family envelope stress response protein encodes the protein MEETKDKGVVRIADDVVAVIASIATLDTEGITSMSGGIVEGFARRVSGKQVHKGVQVNINNNEAAIHLRVIVQYGQKIDDVCRNVQRNVKEAVENMTGLYVNEVNVRVEGVDFAKPSEQQENQES
- a CDS encoding ABC transporter permease, which codes for MKHGSRLLLRKEWLNHKFSVLSLFLFFLLSPVFYPLVTHLSQVHDPHRWQAWLTWPFWQEQFHILTDGGLAVLIPFHLVAIFIFGQRLVTKEKKERTLDFLLTLPISRRQVVSSKWWFGVLSLTGIYLSFLVLLVILGAGQMMGAAIWLSAPGLYTLYLFTYSTAFLIAVLTHRRWARLLISFKLLTLPVLVVIGLSWWGYSAADLRDYRAEWKWMEAPVLLVCSFILYWLAKSGFKYVSFPASRK
- a CDS encoding CAP domain-containing protein, encoding MKLWRGIVLGLIVGSLIHLWLVGWETWSDSWQIKWNKVRELPAVMVDHYLSVPQRIPAEEREETLPVESVQNKETTEKHTAEAGFYSISDPGLYVALGMTAAEVREKWGNPERIDPSAYGYEWWIYNHDWEAYVQIGIKDNQVNTVYTNAPGWQWKDWRVGQEREEWAGAWSEQEEYTFTYQWGYYSFVLSEDDIRERPLYLEDDFAVQLYIDLHGGESIAGIRLMDLETLLLHRPYTLKYVGSLPEPSPLNEQERQAVDQANERQIFDMVNVTRTMIKLTPFDWHDGVADVARRHSQDMLENNYFDHYSPHYGDLGERLQRGGVTFAKAGENIAWNYVDAADVHHGWLNSPGHRQNIVEPAFTHLGVGVVDKYYTQNFVKQ
- a CDS encoding SDR family oxidoreductase is translated as MDLGYNGKAVLVTAASKGLGKASALALAKEGARVIISSRSEQALADAARDIEQQTGQKVITIPADVSQPEDVERLFQEVRKATTELFGLVCNAGGPPAGSFLSFADDDWQRAFETNLLSVVRLVRASVPLMETSGGRIITIASSSVKVPIPGLILSNTMRAGVQGLMKTLSIELAEKGILVNTVCPGRIATDRLQALDQAKAEREGKTLEQVQQESLQDIPLKRYGEPHEFGQLVAYLLSPANTYLTGSTYMVDGGMVKAL
- the ytvI gene encoding sporulation integral membrane protein YtvI; this encodes MSAERRAALKEIITPKRIIIACVLLISGFILYRYLSVFMPLILAFVTALLLEPLVKLAQRTLYLKHRLAAVTLVFILFVCFIGLMFYLGITKLVNEAMKFIDRLPYYIIEVTFFVENAIEQFNETIATLPQPLVEEIERQSFVIISKANQISAQAISAAAGWVQAIPNLIVVILIYLIALFLISKELPRYIEAFYTMFKEENAEKVRYMFQRLSRVFTGFFKAQFLVSIIIFIVSYVGLLLISPRNALLMAVIIWIIDFIPIIGSIVILAPWGLFNLITGDTHTGIQLLILAMVLLTIRRTVEPKVMGDQIGLPPLPTLIGIYLGFYFLGVIGLIAGPLLIIAFLSAKEAGIIRFNFKI
- a CDS encoding YugN family protein gives rise to the protein MIIMDTGLEGKEIAIRDLDVAMEHVGFVRWAWDYKRATYDYKYVDSKDGKTYYIRVPAEVVEGIIEDSGHAIVKIGEPYIGVHTFPHGVAYDHDFPKHALNRAKEKLAELNKLLKVKEEKEEEHTAH